A window of Bradyrhizobium diazoefficiens genomic DNA:
GCGCAGGCGAGGTCCTGCTGCGCACGATCTGGCTGTCGCTCGATCCCTATATGCGCGGGCGCATGAGCGAGGGTCCGTCCTATGCAGCTCCAGTGCCGATCGGCGGCGTGATGGAAGGCGAGGCGGTCAGCGAGGTCGCGGCCTCCAACAACCCTGATTTCGCGGTCGGCGACATCGTCCGCATCCGCTCCGGTTGGCAGACGCACGCGATCTCGAGCGGCAAGGGCCTGATCAAGGTCGATCCCAAGCTCGGGCCGATCTCGACCTCGATCGGCGTGCTCGGCATGCCCGGCATGACGGCCTATACCGGCCTGCTCGACATCGGCAAGCCGCAAGCGGGTGAGACCGTCGTCGTCGCCGGCGCCTCCGGGGCGGTCGGCTCCGCCGTCGGCCAGATCGCGAAGATCAAGGGCGCGCGCGCAGTTGGAATCGCCGGCGGCAAGGACAAGTGCGACTACGTGGTCAAGGAGCTCGGCTTCGATGCCTGCATCGATCATCGCGATCCTGATCTCGCCGCCAAGCTGAAGGATGCCTGTCCCAAGGGCATCGACGTCTATTTCGAGAATGTCGGCGGCGCCGTGTTCGAGGCGGTGTTCCCGCTGCTCAACCCGTTTGCCCGCGTGCCGGTCTGCGGCCTGATCGCCCATTACAACGACACGGAGGCCAAGCCGCCGAAATGGGCCGGCGCGATGATGCGCAACATTCTCACCAAGCGGCTGACCTTCCGCGGCTTCATCGTCTCCGACTTCGCCGCCCGCCATGGCGACTTCCTGCGCGACATGTCTACCTGGGTTCGCGACGGCAAGGTCAAATACAAGGAGTTCGTCACCGAGGGCCTGGAGAGCGCGCCCGGCGCCTTCATGGGCCTTCTGAAGGGCGCCAATTTCGGCAAGCAGCTGGTCCGGGTCGGGCCGGATAAGGCCTAATCCACCGCCGCTTCCGCCTCCAAGGCGGGGTGGATATGGTTAACAAAGAGTGACCGATCGGCCACACCTGTTCCGCAAAAGCCGCAGGTGTGATCGCCGGTTCATTGACCCCAGGGCGAAGACGTCGAATCATCGCGCATATTTTAGGTGCTGCGATGTTAGAGATTGGTTTTTTCTGCGTGATCCTGCTGGCCGCCGGCTATTGGACCGCCATGTTCGTCATGGGCCGTCGCGATGACGTCATCCACGGCAAGTTCGTCCATCTCGACGAGGAGGGCGATTTTAGCCGCTCCGCGATGCCGGCACCGCCCTCGCCATTTCCGAAGCGCCCGGTCAAACCCGCACAGCCAGTCAGGCAGCCGCCTGCCAATGATCTCGCGGCCAAGCCGGTGAACAGCGAGGCGCTGCAATCCTTGCTCGCCGCGATCCAGCAGGACCTCGAGAACGTCGCCTGAGCGGCCAAGTGCGTCAGTGCTCGCCGCCCATCTGGGCGAGGAGCTCCTCGATGTCGATGTCGACCTGACCCGCGGCCCTGACGTGGCGGACCTCGAAACTGTCGGGTCGGAAACGGTACTCGACCAAGCCGACTTGCTTGATCGCGATCCGGTCCTGGCGCTGATCGTTGATGATGAAGCCCGCCGACGGCGCCCAGACATGGCGGGTGTGGCGCCAGGTGAAGTCGCGCCGCTGGTGGACGTGGCCGCTGGCGATGAGGCGCAGATCGATCGTCCCG
This region includes:
- a CDS encoding NADP-dependent oxidoreductase translates to MSQAKRIVLAARPVGEPKPSDFRLEEFAIPAPGAGEVLLRTIWLSLDPYMRGRMSEGPSYAAPVPIGGVMEGEAVSEVAASNNPDFAVGDIVRIRSGWQTHAISSGKGLIKVDPKLGPISTSIGVLGMPGMTAYTGLLDIGKPQAGETVVVAGASGAVGSAVGQIAKIKGARAVGIAGGKDKCDYVVKELGFDACIDHRDPDLAAKLKDACPKGIDVYFENVGGAVFEAVFPLLNPFARVPVCGLIAHYNDTEAKPPKWAGAMMRNILTKRLTFRGFIVSDFAARHGDFLRDMSTWVRDGKVKYKEFVTEGLESAPGAFMGLLKGANFGKQLVRVGPDKA